CTGCACCGAGGCGTCCGAACGTCGTCGTTACGGCCACCTGTTGCGGTCGCACGACGACGATGGTGCTCAGCAGGACGAGCAAACCGACGCCGACCAGTAGCAAGCCCGCTGCCGATCGCTTGAGCACGCCGGCAAACCAGCTCTGTGTGACCTCGAAGCCGAACTGGTAGCGGAACGCCTCGTTGAGCTGCCGTGCGACGCCGCCCGGGCTGACGACGAACTCGATGACGCGTGCGTTGAACGCAGGGCGGCGGTCGTCGAGTGTTTCGCCGGCTGCAACGGGGCGATACAGCTCGAGAATCAGATTGAGCAAGATCTCCAGGCCGACGAGCAGCGTGATGGCTGGGATCGCATAGGCGATCGGTGCCACCAGCCAATCAATGTCCAGTGATGCCTTGGCCGCCCCGGTTGCGGCAACGAGTGCGAACAGAAGGACGCCGCCCAGCAGGTACACCGCAGCGCCGCGGATGAGCGGCCGGTTGTTCGAGGTGCTGGTCCCAAGCAGGTAGAAACCAGCAACAAATCCAGCGAATGCGGCACCGCCCGCCAATCCGGCCAGCAACGCCGCATCCGGCAGGGTGACGCCCGTGAAGTCCTTGGCCAGTGTCGACCGCAGGCCCGTGAAGCCCAGAACGGCTGCACTCAGGCCGACGATCAACCCGGTGCCCGGCACGCCGAGTCGCAGGAACTTCTCCAAGCGTCTGCCAGCCGGGCGAGCGTCGATCTCGCTCTCGAAGATGGTCTTGGCCGCGTCGCCGTCACGACTGGCGGCTTCGAGCTCAAAGGCCTCAGCAGCTCGTGCTTTCCGGAGAATCGCGGCGATGAGCGTCGCGCCCCAGACCAACAGCCCCAGCACGACGAAGCCGATGACGCTGAGATCTGGTGCGAGTTGCTGGGCGGAAAGGAGGAAACTCGCCGCAACGAGCACGACCTGCGCTCCCAAGCCGACGAGTGCGGCATTCACCGCCGCGCTCTGGGCGGCGAGCGGCTCGGGGGATTCCCCAGAGGAGGAAGGAAGAGACGAAGCTGTCGATGTTGCGTTGGGTTTCGGCTCCGTCATGTTGATTGGCCGGTGGTTCGCCGTGCGTCCGACACGGTAGACGCTGCGAAGAGGTCATGGACGCTCCGTCATTGACGGTGCTTCGCGTGTCGTCGCCCCAAACGTCTTCGCAAAGGGTCGGCGTAGGCTTCACCCGCCACCATGTGGATTCAGCTCTACGCAGTCGCCCGCAACGCCATGGTGGAATCGGTACGCCAGCGGTTCTTTGCCGTGTGGCTGGGCCTGATCGGCTTTCTGCTGGTGATCAATCCGTTTCTCGCGGCGTACACGTTCAGCAACGACGACGCGCTCGCGAGCGACATGGGATTGTCGATGCTGCTGATCGGCGGGCTGGTCTTG
This is a stretch of genomic DNA from Planctomycetota bacterium. It encodes these proteins:
- a CDS encoding SPFH domain-containing protein, producing the protein MTEPKPNATSTASSLPSSSGESPEPLAAQSAAVNAALVGLGAQVVLVAASFLLSAQQLAPDLSVIGFVVLGLLVWGATLIAAILRKARAAEAFELEAASRDGDAAKTIFESEIDARPAGRRLEKFLRLGVPGTGLIVGLSAAVLGFTGLRSTLAKDFTGVTLPDAALLAGLAGGAAFAGFVAGFYLLGTSTSNNRPLIRGAAVYLLGGVLLFALVAATGAAKASLDIDWLVAPIAYAIPAITLLVGLEILLNLILELYRPVAAGETLDDRRPAFNARVIEFVVSPGGVARQLNEAFRYQFGFEVTQSWFAGVLKRSAAGLLLVGVGLLVLLSTIVVVRPQQVAVTTTFGRLGAEPLGPGIHFKPPWPIGRAFVEDIARTNRLTVGTHTDDFNHPSFLWETQHTGDRDLFLLGATSEVQTNQTEAQGATRAPVASLAAADVTVHWRIDEENLEAYITGYADPIYRLEVMARQALARELAQYDVDEAIGARRVDIAAAIEERLLAAVEAEPLGIEILSVGLNSVRPPQSIAAAFNETVASEQDKLRLTEEGRVQAEAILSRTAGTPDDARRIATMLNELPSSGSDLGEREAQVSVAIRGAGGTAADELVIARGGRYEVEASARGRTARATALADAFSQAREMVSRRLRLRTLAEAYAERPKEFFLTDSSIHLIFEGEQNLGLAGLRGTPSGDAN